Proteins from a genomic interval of Zingiber officinale cultivar Zhangliang chromosome 1B, Zo_v1.1, whole genome shotgun sequence:
- the LOC122042941 gene encoding uncharacterized protein LOC122042941, whose amino-acid sequence MAKTNAKTVPSELSLKLLIDTTAQKVLFAEAGKEVVDFLFGLLSLPVGSVVKLLSKDRMEGSIGNLYKSIQELDDSYLQNSKGKSTLLNPIHSISPSLLLRDPPPPPVRMFTSTASIEFTLAAMSDEKDDDVDPNVGFVKGVVTYTIMDDLTVTPMSSISSITLLSKFNLKNLNALVERDVTLGFNEALEVLEISLRSKKVLTGVFLGKK is encoded by the exons ATGGCCAAGACCAATGCTAAAACGGTGCCGAGCGAGCTCAGCCTAAAGCTCCTCATCGACACGACCGCGCAAAAAGTCCTGTTTGCGGAAGCTGGCAAGGAGGTAGTGGACTTCCTATTCGGCCTCCTCTCGTTGCCTGTTGGCTCCGTTGTGAAACTCCTCTCCAAGGATCGCATGGAAGGCTCCATTGGCAATCTGTACAAAAGCATCCAGGAACTCGACGACTCATACCTTCAAAACAGCAAAGGAAAATCCACCCTCCTCAATCCAATTCACTCCATCTCTCCCTCCCTGCTCCTCCGggaccctcctcctcctcctgtaAGAATGTTTACTTCCACTGCGTCAATCGAATTTACTCTGGCTGCTATGA GTGATGAGAAGGATGATGACGTGGATCCAAATGTAGGATTTGTGAAGGGCGTTGTGACGTATACTATCATGGACGATCTGACGGTGACGCCCATGTCCAGCATCTCTAGCATTACCCTCCTAAGTAAGTTTAACCTCAAGAATTTGAACGCACTTGTCGAGAGGGATGTGACACTAGGTTTCAATGAG GCTCTGGAGGTGTTGGAGATCTCCTTGCGGTCGAAGAAGGTCCTCACTGGCGTGTTTCTTGGCAAGAAGTAA